Proteins co-encoded in one Stutzerimonas stutzeri genomic window:
- the cobC gene encoding alpha-ribazole phosphatase family protein translates to MTLRLDLLRHGETVAGGGFRGRLDDALTATGWQQLRQAVQDAGPWQRIVSSPLLRCAQFAQELAERQQLELEIEPAFRELDFGDWEGRTAAELMVDHSVELGRLWNDPYGFTPPGGEPLVAFEARILTALERLTDRCAGERVLLVTHGGVMRLLLAEARGLPRQQLLQVEVRHADLFGLKIGFRDATLWMEEACSRS, encoded by the coding sequence ATGACCCTTCGGCTTGACCTGTTGCGTCACGGCGAGACCGTCGCCGGTGGCGGGTTTCGCGGCCGCCTCGATGACGCGTTGACCGCCACGGGTTGGCAGCAGCTACGCCAGGCTGTGCAGGACGCTGGGCCGTGGCAACGAATCGTCAGCTCGCCACTCTTGCGCTGTGCTCAGTTCGCGCAGGAACTGGCCGAGCGCCAGCAGCTTGAACTGGAAATAGAGCCCGCCTTTCGCGAACTGGACTTCGGCGACTGGGAAGGGCGTACGGCAGCGGAGCTGATGGTCGATCACAGCGTCGAGCTCGGCCGGTTATGGAACGATCCTTACGGTTTCACTCCGCCGGGAGGCGAGCCGTTGGTGGCGTTCGAAGCGCGCATTCTCACCGCCCTTGAGCGGCTCACCGACCGTTGTGCTGGCGAGCGGGTATTGCTGGTGACGCACGGCGGGGTGATGCGGCTGCTATTGGCCGAGGCGCGGGGATTGCCTCGCCAGCAACTGCTGCAGGTCGAGGTGCGGCACGCTGACCTGTTCGGACTGAAAATCGGCTTTCGCGATGCCACGCTCTGGATGGAGGAAGCGTGCAGCCGTTCCTGA
- a CDS encoding adenosylcobinamide-GDP ribazoletransferase, which produces MQPFLIALQFLTSLPVRLDGMPEPQAVGRSLLHYPGVGVLLGAMLWLAGAALDVTAAPLLAALLLTGWVALTGGLHLDGLADSADAWLGGFGDRERTLAIMKDPRSGPIAVVVLVLLLLLKFAALWTLLVAEQHLALLLAPLLGRSALLGLFLTTPYVRPGGLGQVLVEQMPRNAVHIVLGAIVLVCLALGSSGWLALAAAAGVGWLARRAMCRRIGGTTGDTAGALVELVECAVLVALALGL; this is translated from the coding sequence GTGCAGCCGTTCCTGATTGCGCTGCAGTTTCTGACCAGCCTGCCCGTGCGCCTCGACGGCATGCCCGAGCCGCAGGCGGTAGGCCGATCACTGCTGCATTACCCCGGTGTGGGTGTGCTGCTGGGGGCGATGCTATGGCTCGCTGGCGCAGCCCTCGATGTCACCGCGGCACCGTTGCTGGCGGCACTGCTGCTGACGGGCTGGGTCGCGCTGACCGGCGGATTGCATCTGGACGGCCTGGCCGACAGTGCCGATGCCTGGCTCGGCGGCTTCGGCGATCGGGAACGTACCCTGGCGATCATGAAGGACCCGCGCAGCGGTCCGATAGCGGTGGTGGTGCTGGTATTGCTGCTGTTGCTCAAGTTCGCCGCCCTCTGGACGTTGCTGGTCGCCGAGCAGCATCTGGCGCTGCTGCTGGCCCCACTGCTTGGGCGCAGTGCCTTGCTGGGCTTGTTTCTGACGACGCCCTACGTGCGACCGGGCGGGCTCGGTCAGGTCCTGGTTGAGCAGATGCCGCGTAATGCCGTTCATATCGTGCTCGGGGCGATCGTGCTGGTTTGCCTGGCACTGGGTTCGAGCGGCTGGCTGGCACTGGCGGCCGCCGCCGGCGTCGGCTGGCTAGCGCGTCGGGCGATGTGTCGACGCATCGGTGGTACCACGGGCGATACCGCGGGCGCGTTGGTGGAATTGGTAGAGTGCGCCGTGCTGGTTGCCTTGGCCCTTGGGCTTTGA
- the modC gene encoding molybdenum ABC transporter ATP-binding protein, giving the protein MSDRSGGIHAQLRMTHPGFRLDVELTLPGRGISALFGPSGSGKTSCLRSLAGLENRAVGRVDVNGECWQDSTSSHFIPPHQRPIGYVFQDANLFAHLSVRGNLEYGMKRVEHGQRRVVWDQAVELLGIGHLLDRRPDRLSGGERQRTAIARALLTSPELLLLDEPLAALDLKRKQEILPYLERLHDELDIPVIYVSHAPDEVARLADYLVLLDEGRVVAQGGLQETLARLDLPTAFGDDAGVVIDSVIAEHDPDYHLTRLAFPGGEVLVARRDEAVGRPLRFRVHARDVSLALEKAEGTSISNLLPARVEQVVAADTPAHVLVRLNAQGTPLLARITRRSADQLAVQPGKTLWAQIKAVALLG; this is encoded by the coding sequence ATGAGCGACAGGTCAGGCGGCATCCACGCGCAGCTTCGCATGACCCATCCCGGTTTTCGGTTGGACGTTGAACTGACGCTGCCCGGCCGCGGCATTTCCGCATTGTTCGGTCCCTCCGGTTCCGGCAAGACCAGCTGCCTACGCAGCCTGGCAGGCTTGGAGAACCGCGCGGTGGGGCGCGTCGACGTCAACGGCGAATGCTGGCAGGACTCGACCAGCAGCCACTTCATCCCGCCACATCAGCGTCCGATCGGCTACGTCTTTCAGGACGCCAATCTGTTCGCCCACCTATCAGTGCGGGGCAACCTGGAGTACGGCATGAAGCGCGTCGAGCATGGCCAACGCCGCGTGGTCTGGGACCAGGCCGTCGAGCTGCTCGGCATTGGTCATCTGCTCGATCGTCGCCCCGACCGGCTCTCCGGCGGTGAACGGCAACGGACGGCCATCGCCCGCGCCTTGCTGACCAGCCCGGAACTGTTACTGCTGGATGAGCCGCTGGCGGCCCTGGACCTCAAGCGCAAGCAAGAGATCCTGCCCTACCTGGAGCGCCTGCATGACGAACTGGACATCCCGGTGATTTATGTCAGCCATGCGCCCGACGAGGTGGCGCGGCTGGCGGACTACCTGGTGCTGCTCGATGAAGGGCGGGTCGTCGCTCAAGGAGGGCTACAGGAAACCCTGGCCCGCCTCGACCTGCCAACGGCATTTGGCGACGACGCCGGTGTGGTGATCGACTCGGTGATTGCCGAACACGATCCGGACTACCACCTGACGCGCCTGGCGTTCCCCGGCGGCGAGGTGTTGGTGGCCAGGCGCGACGAAGCCGTCGGTCGCCCGCTGCGCTTTCGGGTACATGCGCGCGACGTCAGCCTGGCGCTGGAAAAAGCCGAGGGCACCAGCATCAGCAACCTGCTGCCGGCGCGCGTGGAGCAAGTCGTGGCGGCGGACACCCCGGCCCATGTACTGGTGCGATTGAATGCCCAGGGCACGCCTTTGCTGGCCCGTATCACGCGCCGTTCGGCCGATCAGTTGGCCGTGCAGCCGGGCAAAACCCTCTGGGCGCAGATCAAGGCCGTTGCCCTGCTCGGCTAG
- the modB gene encoding molybdate ABC transporter permease subunit — MPLDDVGLAAVVLTLKLASVTTLLLLLIGTPIAWWLARTRSRLKGPISAVVALPLVLPPTVLGFYLLVALGPNGPIGQLTQSLGMGTLPFTFAGLVVASVFYSMPFVVQPLHNAFEAIGEAPLEAAATLRAGPLDTFFTVVLPLARPGFVTASVLGFAHTVGEFGVVLMIGGNIPEKTRVLSVQIYDHVEAMEYAQAHWLAGGMLVFSFVVLLALYGSRSRQGLRR; from the coding sequence ATGCCGTTGGACGACGTCGGCTTGGCCGCGGTTGTGCTGACGCTCAAGCTCGCCAGCGTCACGACGCTGCTGTTGCTGCTGATTGGCACCCCTATCGCCTGGTGGCTGGCGCGAACCCGCTCTCGGCTCAAGGGCCCGATCAGCGCAGTGGTGGCGCTACCGCTGGTGCTGCCGCCAACCGTATTGGGCTTTTACCTGCTGGTTGCACTGGGGCCCAACGGCCCGATCGGCCAGCTCACCCAGAGCCTCGGGATGGGCACGCTACCGTTCACTTTCGCCGGACTGGTCGTGGCCTCGGTGTTCTATTCCATGCCGTTCGTGGTGCAGCCCCTGCACAATGCCTTCGAAGCCATCGGCGAAGCGCCGCTGGAGGCTGCCGCCACCTTGCGCGCCGGTCCGCTGGATACCTTCTTCACGGTCGTGTTGCCGCTTGCCCGGCCAGGTTTCGTCACGGCCAGCGTCCTGGGCTTTGCCCATACCGTCGGGGAGTTCGGCGTCGTCCTGATGATTGGCGGCAACATTCCGGAGAAGACGCGCGTGCTGTCGGTGCAGATCTACGATCACGTTGAGGCCATGGAGTACGCACAGGCGCACTGGCTGGCCGGCGGCATGCTGGTGTTCTCCTTCGTGGTGCTGCTGGCGTTGTACGGCAGCCGGTCTCGGCAGGGTTTACGCAGATGA
- the modA gene encoding molybdate ABC transporter substrate-binding protein codes for MNPIRSLAALLTAALIPLTGQAAEVQVAVASNFTQPMQVIAERFEQDTGHKAALAFGSTGKLYAQISNGAPFDVLLAADEAVPAKLEREGLGVAESRFPYAIGTLVLWSARQDYIEGQNALADQPYRHLAVANPKTAPYGAAAMATLEKLGLTESVRGRLVQGENIAQAHQFVASGNAELGFVALSQVVKDGAIGEGSGWVVPSTYHPPIRQDALLLLKGRDNPAALALLEYLRSEQAANVIKAYGYSLQ; via the coding sequence ATGAACCCCATTCGCTCGCTTGCCGCCTTGCTGACCGCCGCACTGATCCCACTTACCGGCCAAGCCGCCGAGGTACAGGTTGCCGTCGCGTCAAACTTCACCCAACCCATGCAGGTCATCGCCGAACGCTTCGAGCAGGACACCGGGCACAAGGCGGCGCTCGCGTTCGGCTCGACGGGCAAGCTGTACGCGCAGATCAGTAACGGCGCCCCGTTCGATGTGCTGCTGGCGGCGGACGAAGCGGTGCCGGCGAAACTGGAGCGCGAAGGCCTGGGTGTGGCCGAAAGCCGCTTTCCGTACGCCATCGGCACGCTGGTACTGTGGTCGGCTCGCCAAGACTATATCGAGGGCCAGAATGCACTTGCCGACCAGCCGTATCGACACCTGGCGGTCGCCAACCCGAAGACGGCGCCCTATGGCGCGGCGGCCATGGCGACACTGGAAAAACTCGGCCTGACCGAGTCAGTCCGTGGCCGGCTGGTGCAGGGTGAAAACATCGCCCAGGCGCATCAGTTCGTCGCCAGTGGCAACGCGGAGCTGGGCTTCGTCGCGCTGTCCCAGGTGGTGAAGGACGGCGCGATTGGTGAAGGCTCGGGCTGGGTCGTCCCATCCACCTACCATCCGCCTATCCGCCAGGATGCCCTCCTGCTGCTCAAGGGGCGCGACAACCCGGCGGCGCTCGCGCTGCTCGAATATCTCAGGAGCGAGCAAGCAGCCAACGTGATCAAAGCGTACGGCTACAGCCTGCAATGA
- a CDS encoding TOBE domain-containing protein, with product MTDPHPLGPLRIDGQLWFNRGEKGYLGGKRIELLEQIEASGSISRAAKAIGLSYKAAWDALDAMNNLSERPLVVRAAGGAKGGGTQLTEFGREMLNVWRRMQHEYERFLAQVAQGIDGFDDFDKLLRAIAMKTSARNQFRGQVVQVTKGAVNASVSLDIGEGVMITATLTNDSIDELQLAPGKTAMALIKASFVLLSPDPTVKISARNRLSGTVSSLTPGAVNCEVKLLLPGNRTLGAIITNESAEELGLALGMPCTALIKASHVIIAVD from the coding sequence ATGACTGACCCACATCCCCTCGGCCCGCTGCGCATCGACGGACAACTCTGGTTCAACCGTGGCGAGAAGGGCTATCTCGGTGGCAAGCGCATCGAACTGCTGGAGCAGATCGAGGCGAGCGGGTCCATCAGCCGTGCGGCCAAGGCTATCGGTTTGAGCTACAAGGCCGCCTGGGATGCGTTGGACGCGATGAACAACCTGTCCGAACGTCCGCTCGTGGTGCGCGCCGCAGGCGGCGCCAAGGGCGGCGGCACACAGCTGACCGAATTTGGCCGCGAGATGCTCAACGTCTGGCGGCGCATGCAACATGAATACGAACGCTTTCTCGCCCAGGTGGCGCAAGGCATCGACGGGTTCGACGACTTCGACAAACTACTGCGGGCCATTGCCATGAAAACCAGCGCACGCAACCAATTCCGCGGCCAGGTCGTTCAGGTTACCAAAGGCGCAGTCAATGCCAGCGTCAGCCTCGATATCGGCGAAGGCGTGATGATTACCGCCACCCTGACCAACGACAGCATCGACGAGCTCCAGCTGGCGCCGGGCAAGACCGCCATGGCGCTGATCAAGGCCAGTTTCGTGCTGCTGTCGCCCGATCCGACGGTAAAGATCAGTGCGCGTAATCGGCTGAGCGGCACCGTGAGCAGCCTGACACCCGGCGCAGTGAACTGCGAGGTCAAGTTACTGCTACCGGGAAACCGCACGCTGGGCGCGATCATCACCAACGAGAGCGCCGAAGAGCTGGGACTGGCGCTTGGAATGCCTTGCACGGCGCTGATCAAAGCGTCGCACGTCATCATCGCCGTGGACTGA
- a CDS encoding glutathione peroxidase: MKRYLLAASLVFATLAGPVHAQECPALLQHELPKLRSKDTIDLCEAFQGKALVVVNTASFCGFAPQFKGLEALYQRYKDEGLVVLGVPSDDFFQESDDEAETAKVCYVDYGVTFPMTQTQAVRGSDATPLFRELAEQAGGAPRWNFYKYVVGRDGRVIDYFSSKVKPDDPELIGAIEKALGK; encoded by the coding sequence ATGAAGCGTTATCTGCTTGCCGCCTCGCTGGTGTTCGCCACCCTGGCCGGTCCCGTTCATGCGCAAGAGTGTCCGGCGCTCTTGCAGCACGAGCTACCAAAGCTGCGCTCGAAAGACACCATTGATCTGTGCGAAGCCTTCCAGGGCAAGGCGCTGGTGGTGGTCAACACGGCGAGCTTTTGCGGCTTCGCACCGCAATTCAAGGGGCTGGAGGCGCTCTATCAGCGCTACAAGGACGAGGGCCTGGTCGTGCTTGGCGTACCCTCGGATGATTTCTTTCAGGAGTCGGATGATGAAGCGGAAACGGCGAAGGTCTGCTACGTGGACTACGGCGTCACCTTTCCCATGACGCAGACGCAAGCCGTGCGCGGTAGCGATGCGACGCCGTTGTTCAGGGAGTTGGCCGAGCAGGCCGGCGGGGCGCCGCGCTGGAACTTCTACAAGTATGTGGTCGGTCGCGACGGCCGGGTGATCGACTATTTTTCCAGCAAGGTCAAGCCGGACGATCCCGAGCTGATCGGAGCAATAGAGAAAGCGCTGGGCAAATAG
- a CDS encoding OmpP1/FadL family transporter has product MKTTWLKTAIAVAVGALSTQAMAAGFALNEQSISGMGTSFAGRSSSADDASTVFGNPAGMAMLKREQVSFGMAAISANTDISDSSGSFSGPALGGASLPYGGSNDGDMVPVTAVPMGYYVNPIDEKWAVGVGVYVPFGLVTDYENGFQGRYFGDYSEVRVITVQPTVSYRFNEKLSVGFGPTINRIDGELQSKSPNAAGPLGSNDGRVKVTGDDTALGFNAGLLYEFSPQTRAGVTYHSKVAYKLKGDTELSGGSFALTGAAGDYDASLELDTPESVDVSLTHELNDQWTLYGGAVWTRWSRFEAIVIENDGIPTSLQGNLAPIVEEQDWHDTWSYAIGAAYKLNREWTLRTGLAFDQSPTNNTHRSPRIPTGDRTAISLGLAWNPTEDVTVDLAYSYLREEEVDISRSRSYQGGLLEANYDATYKNRAHGFGAGLTYRF; this is encoded by the coding sequence ATGAAAACAACTTGGTTGAAGACCGCGATCGCGGTAGCCGTAGGTGCGCTTTCCACTCAGGCCATGGCTGCTGGCTTCGCACTGAACGAACAGAGCATCAGCGGCATGGGCACCTCCTTCGCAGGCCGCTCCTCTTCTGCCGATGATGCCAGTACAGTTTTTGGAAACCCTGCTGGAATGGCGATGCTGAAGCGCGAGCAGGTGAGTTTCGGCATGGCGGCGATCAGTGCCAACACAGACATAAGCGACAGCTCCGGGTCGTTTTCTGGACCAGCGTTGGGGGGGGCAAGCCTGCCGTATGGCGGAAGCAACGATGGGGATATGGTCCCAGTTACCGCCGTCCCGATGGGTTACTACGTTAATCCGATCGATGAAAAGTGGGCCGTAGGGGTTGGCGTCTATGTACCGTTCGGGCTGGTGACCGATTACGAAAACGGTTTTCAGGGCCGCTACTTCGGTGATTACAGCGAAGTGCGCGTGATTACCGTGCAGCCCACCGTTAGCTACCGCTTCAATGAAAAGCTGTCGGTAGGCTTCGGCCCAACCATCAACCGTATCGACGGTGAGCTTCAAAGCAAGTCTCCCAACGCCGCCGGCCCGCTGGGCTCTAATGACGGTCGCGTGAAGGTCACTGGCGACGACACTGCGCTCGGCTTCAATGCCGGTCTGCTTTACGAATTTTCTCCACAAACACGAGCGGGCGTCACCTATCACTCGAAGGTTGCTTACAAGCTCAAGGGCGACACCGAACTATCCGGTGGCAGCTTCGCGCTAACCGGCGCTGCGGGCGACTACGACGCCTCGCTTGAGCTCGACACACCTGAGTCGGTTGACGTATCGCTTACTCATGAGCTCAACGATCAATGGACGCTGTACGGCGGTGCCGTGTGGACGCGCTGGAGCCGCTTCGAAGCGATTGTCATTGAAAACGACGGCATTCCGACCTCGCTGCAGGGCAATCTCGCTCCGATCGTGGAAGAGCAAGATTGGCATGACACTTGGTCCTATGCGATTGGCGCAGCGTACAAGTTGAACCGTGAATGGACGCTCCGGACAGGCTTGGCGTTCGACCAGAGCCCGACCAACAATACTCACCGTTCGCCGCGTATCCCAACGGGTGATCGCACTGCGATCAGCTTGGGGTTGGCGTGGAATCCGACCGAAGACGTTACTGTCGACCTTGCTTACTCGTACCTTCGCGAAGAAGAAGTCGACATTAGCCGCAGCCGTTCTTATCAAGGCGGTCTGCTCGAAGCCAACTACGACGCTACGTACAAGAATAGAGCGCACGGCTTCGGCGCTGGTTTGACCTATCGCTTCTGA
- a CDS encoding sulfurtransferase — translation MALAQLIDTTRLTAQLAQPNLRILDCRFALDDPQYGKRSYDQGHIPGAVYLDLEKDLSGPVVPGQTGRHPLPSPEQLVERLREAGLHDDSEVVLYDDGPGAFAARVWWLLAWLGKRSGVYLLDGGLKAWRAAGGAVTSEPTRVEPGNFEGTPDSAMLIDAAHLLANLQQPGLTLLDARALPRFKGEQEPIDPVAGHIPGAQCVPFNGNLDEDDRFLSPQALQARFSPLVATASADGLVAYCGSGVTACHNLFALCLAGYPLAKLYAGSWSEWITDSQRPVAR, via the coding sequence ATGGCGCTTGCTCAACTGATCGACACCACCCGCCTGACGGCACAGCTTGCCCAGCCGAACCTGCGCATTCTCGATTGCCGATTCGCCCTCGACGATCCGCAGTATGGAAAGCGTAGCTATGACCAGGGGCACATCCCCGGTGCGGTCTACCTGGATCTGGAGAAGGACCTGTCCGGCCCGGTTGTGCCCGGCCAGACCGGTCGGCATCCGCTGCCGTCGCCAGAACAACTGGTCGAGCGATTGCGCGAAGCAGGACTGCACGACGACAGCGAGGTGGTGCTCTACGACGATGGCCCCGGCGCCTTCGCGGCCAGAGTCTGGTGGTTGCTGGCCTGGCTCGGCAAGCGCAGCGGAGTATACCTGCTGGACGGAGGCCTCAAGGCCTGGCGTGCCGCCGGGGGCGCCGTGACCAGCGAACCGACTCGCGTCGAGCCCGGCAACTTCGAAGGCACTCCGGACAGCGCCATGCTGATCGACGCCGCACACCTCCTGGCCAACCTGCAGCAGCCCGGCCTGACGCTGCTCGACGCCCGCGCCCTGCCCCGCTTCAAAGGCGAACAGGAGCCCATCGATCCGGTTGCCGGACACATACCGGGCGCCCAGTGCGTCCCCTTCAATGGCAACCTCGACGAAGACGACCGCTTCCTTTCGCCGCAAGCCCTTCAAGCACGTTTCAGCCCGCTGGTCGCGACGGCGTCGGCTGACGGACTGGTGGCCTATTGCGGGTCCGGTGTGACCGCCTGCCACAACCTGTTCGCGCTCTGCCTGGCCGGCTATCCACTGGCGAAGCTGTACGCCGGTTCGTGGAGCGAATGGATCACCGATTCCCAGCGACCCGTGGCGCGATGA
- the rnd gene encoding ribonuclease D → MAIETQWVRDDAQLARLCAEWRQLPYVAVDTEFMRVDTFYPIAALLQVGDGRCAYLIDPLLITDWRAFAGLLEDQQVVKVLHACSEDLEVLWRLTGSLPVPLFDTQLAAGYLNIGFSMGYSRLVQAVLNIELPKGETRSDWLQRPLSEMQERYAAEDAQHLAELYAALLPKLCADKRAWVLEDGAELVANLQRETDPDEAYREVKQAWRLKPRQLAVLRALTAWRERQARARNQPRNRVLREHSLWPLARTQPTDLVGLARIDDMHPRTVRQDGEALLELIRSAASTPEQDWPEPLPEPLPLEASGLLKKLRAVGQREAQVLDIAPELALRKKVLEALLKSGYPDGPYTLPESLRGWRRERMGQALLQVLEEK, encoded by the coding sequence GTGGCCATCGAAACTCAATGGGTGCGGGATGATGCGCAGCTGGCCCGCCTGTGTGCCGAGTGGCGTCAGTTGCCATACGTGGCGGTGGACACGGAATTCATGCGGGTCGACACCTTTTACCCGATCGCCGCCCTGTTGCAGGTCGGTGACGGCCGTTGCGCCTATCTGATCGACCCATTGCTGATCACCGACTGGCGTGCGTTCGCCGGCCTGTTGGAAGACCAGCAGGTGGTGAAGGTCCTGCATGCCTGTAGCGAAGACCTGGAGGTGCTTTGGCGCCTGACCGGCAGCCTTCCGGTGCCGTTGTTCGATACCCAGCTCGCCGCCGGGTACCTGAATATCGGTTTTTCGATGGGTTACTCGCGTCTGGTACAAGCCGTCCTGAATATCGAGCTACCCAAGGGCGAGACGCGTTCGGACTGGCTTCAGCGCCCGCTGAGCGAGATGCAGGAACGCTATGCGGCCGAGGATGCTCAACATCTGGCCGAACTCTACGCGGCGCTGCTGCCCAAGCTGTGCGCCGACAAGCGCGCCTGGGTACTGGAAGACGGCGCCGAGCTGGTCGCGAACCTGCAGCGCGAAACCGATCCCGACGAAGCCTATCGGGAGGTCAAGCAGGCCTGGCGCTTGAAACCGCGCCAGCTGGCCGTGCTGCGGGCGTTGACGGCTTGGCGCGAGCGTCAGGCGAGAGCGCGCAATCAGCCGCGCAATCGGGTGCTGCGCGAACACAGTCTATGGCCTCTGGCACGTACCCAGCCGACCGATCTGGTCGGTTTGGCGCGCATCGACGACATGCATCCTCGTACCGTCCGGCAGGACGGCGAAGCCTTGCTGGAGCTGATTCGCAGCGCCGCCTCCACGCCGGAGCAGGACTGGCCCGAACCGCTGCCGGAGCCCTTGCCGCTCGAAGCGTCGGGGCTGTTGAAAAAGCTGCGCGCGGTAGGTCAGCGCGAGGCTCAGGTGCTCGATATTGCACCGGAGCTGGCATTGCGCAAAAAGGTCCTGGAGGCCTTGCTTAAAAGCGGATACCCGGATGGCCCCTATACGCTGCCCGAGTCGCTACGTGGTTGGCGCCGTGAACGGATGGGGCAAGCCCTGCTACAGGTTCTGGAAGAGAAATGA
- a CDS encoding YcgL domain-containing protein, with protein sequence MKRICSIYRSPRKNEMYLYVERSEALARVPEALLAAFGPPQHAFDMVLTPERKLAREDIAVVLDNLEKQGYHLQMPPPEDDYIEHLPDELLRRNDPV encoded by the coding sequence ATGAAACGCATCTGCTCCATTTATAGAAGCCCACGCAAGAACGAGATGTACCTGTACGTCGAGCGAAGCGAGGCATTGGCACGCGTACCCGAAGCGCTACTCGCCGCCTTCGGCCCACCACAGCACGCCTTCGATATGGTCCTGACACCAGAGCGCAAACTGGCACGAGAGGACATCGCGGTGGTGCTCGACAATCTGGAAAAGCAGGGCTATCACCTGCAGATGCCGCCGCCCGAAGACGACTATATCGAGCACCTGCCCGACGAGTTACTGCGGCGCAACGACCCGGTCTGA
- a CDS encoding YcgN family cysteine cluster protein, whose product MAAKVEPFWKRKSLAELDTDEWESLCDGCGLCCLQKLEDEEDGSVYYTRIACKLLDLNSCRCSDYPNRRASVPDCVQLTPADAAQFKWLPSTCAYRLVAEGRDLPLWHHLVCGDPDAVHAERISQSGRMIAEGAVADEDWEDHLIFRAG is encoded by the coding sequence ATGGCGGCAAAAGTCGAACCCTTCTGGAAACGCAAGTCCCTCGCCGAGCTGGACACCGACGAGTGGGAGTCGCTCTGCGATGGCTGCGGGTTGTGCTGCCTGCAAAAGCTCGAGGACGAGGAAGACGGCAGCGTCTACTACACCCGCATCGCCTGCAAACTGCTCGATTTGAACAGTTGCCGTTGCAGCGATTACCCGAACCGCAGGGCGAGCGTGCCCGATTGCGTTCAGCTGACCCCGGCGGACGCTGCGCAGTTCAAATGGCTGCCCAGCACCTGTGCCTATCGGCTCGTGGCCGAAGGCCGGGACCTGCCGCTCTGGCACCACCTGGTCTGTGGTGATCCGGATGCCGTGCACGCTGAACGCATTTCGCAGTCCGGCCGAATGATCGCCGAAGGAGCTGTCGCCGACGAGGACTGGGAAGACCATCTGATTTTCCGGGCCGGTTGA
- the ltaE gene encoding low-specificity L-threonine aldolase, with protein sequence MLIDLRSDTVTQPTPGMRDAMLSAPTGDDVYGEDPTVCQLEQTVAARLGLQAGLFVPSGTMSNLLALMAHCARGDEYIAGQLAHIYKYEGGGGAVLGSIQPQPIEMEADGSLDLARVAAAIKPDDFHFARTRLLALENTMQGKVLPLDYLAQARSFTRERDLALHLDGARLFNAVVKLGCTAETITRHFDSVSVCLSKGLGAPVGSVLCGDSSFIARARRLRKMVGGGMRQAGMVAAAGLYALEHHVARLAEDHQRAQVLAEGLEALGYVVEPVQTNMVYLQIGDRAAALKAFCAERGIRLTAAPRLRMVTHLDVLPEHVDPILECFAAFARA encoded by the coding sequence ATGCTCATCGATCTTCGTAGCGATACAGTCACCCAGCCTACGCCCGGCATGCGTGACGCCATGCTGAGTGCGCCAACCGGTGACGATGTCTATGGCGAAGACCCGACGGTCTGCCAGTTGGAGCAGACCGTCGCTGCACGACTGGGGCTGCAGGCGGGGCTGTTCGTGCCCAGCGGCACCATGAGCAATCTGCTCGCGCTCATGGCGCATTGCGCGCGTGGGGACGAATACATCGCCGGCCAGCTGGCGCACATCTACAAGTACGAGGGTGGCGGAGGTGCCGTGCTGGGCTCGATCCAGCCGCAGCCGATTGAAATGGAGGCGGACGGCTCGCTCGATTTGGCGCGGGTGGCCGCGGCGATCAAACCGGACGACTTCCACTTCGCGCGCACCCGCTTGCTGGCCCTGGAAAACACCATGCAGGGCAAGGTGTTGCCGCTCGACTACCTGGCCCAGGCCCGGTCGTTCACCCGTGAACGTGACCTGGCGCTGCACCTCGACGGCGCGCGCCTGTTCAACGCCGTCGTGAAGTTGGGTTGTACGGCCGAGACCATTACGCGTCACTTCGATTCGGTGTCGGTATGCCTGTCGAAAGGATTGGGTGCGCCCGTCGGCTCGGTGCTGTGCGGCGACTCGTCATTCATCGCCCGAGCGCGGCGCCTGCGCAAGATGGTCGGTGGCGGGATGCGTCAGGCCGGCATGGTGGCAGCGGCCGGCTTGTACGCGCTGGAACACCATGTGGCGCGGCTGGCTGAAGATCACCAGCGTGCCCAGGTGCTCGCTGAAGGGTTGGAAGCGCTGGGCTATGTGGTCGAGCCGGTGCAAACCAATATGGTCTACCTGCAGATCGGTGACCGTGCGGCAGCGCTGAAGGCGTTCTGTGCCGAACGCGGTATCCGGCTGACCGCCGCGCCACGGTTGCGAATGGTGACCCACCTGGACGTGCTGCCCGAGCATGTCGATCCGATCCTGGAATGCTTTGCGGCTTTTGCCAGGGCATAG